In a single window of the Alphaproteobacteria bacterium LSUCC0684 genome:
- the frc gene encoding formyl-CoA transferase, with amino-acid sequence MMKALEGIKVLDFTHVQSGPTCTQLLAWFGADVIKVERPGVGDATRKQLVDVPGADSLYFTMLNHNKRSIELNSKNETGKQVLTRLIETCDVLVENFAPGALDRMGFSWERIQEINPRIILASIKGFGPGKYEDCKVYENVAQCAGGSASTTGFLDGPPLVTGAQIGDSGTGLHLCLGIVTALFQREKSGRGQRVTAAMQDAVLNLARVKLRDQQRLAAGPLKEYSQFGEGIPFGEATPRAGNDSGGGQPGRILKCKGWETDPNAYTYFIVQAAVWEKVCDVIGEPDWKTREGYATPPERLDKLNEIFERIEQWTMTKTKFEIMDVCNPLDIPVGPILSMKEISEDEGLYATGTLVRVDHPERGEYISVGCPIKLSESPVEVVRSPLLGEHTMEILTDVLGYAGDELEGVVASGAVGEVKAVAE; translated from the coding sequence ATGATGAAAGCTCTCGAAGGTATCAAAGTACTCGATTTTACCCATGTTCAGTCCGGGCCGACCTGCACCCAGTTGCTGGCCTGGTTTGGCGCGGATGTGATCAAGGTGGAACGCCCGGGGGTTGGCGATGCCACCCGCAAACAGCTTGTTGACGTACCGGGGGCGGACAGTCTCTATTTCACCATGCTCAATCACAACAAGAGATCGATCGAGCTGAATTCCAAGAACGAAACCGGCAAGCAGGTCCTGACCCGGCTTATTGAAACCTGCGATGTGCTGGTGGAAAATTTTGCTCCCGGCGCACTCGACCGGATGGGATTTTCATGGGAGCGCATCCAGGAGATCAACCCGCGCATCATCCTTGCGTCCATCAAGGGGTTTGGTCCGGGCAAATATGAAGACTGCAAGGTTTATGAAAACGTGGCTCAATGCGCGGGCGGCTCGGCGTCGACTACCGGGTTTCTTGACGGCCCGCCACTGGTGACCGGGGCGCAGATCGGGGATTCCGGCACCGGGCTTCACCTCTGCCTCGGGATTGTGACCGCGCTCTTTCAGCGCGAGAAATCCGGCCGCGGCCAGCGCGTGACCGCCGCCATGCAGGACGCGGTGCTCAACCTTGCCCGCGTCAAGTTGCGGGACCAGCAGCGCCTCGCCGCCGGCCCGCTCAAGGAATACTCCCAGTTTGGTGAGGGTATTCCCTTTGGTGAGGCAACCCCGCGTGCGGGTAACGATTCCGGTGGCGGCCAGCCTGGCCGGATCCTGAAATGCAAGGGCTGGGAGACCGATCCCAACGCCTATACCTATTTCATCGTGCAGGCCGCGGTCTGGGAAAAGGTCTGCGATGTCATTGGTGAGCCGGACTGGAAAACCCGGGAAGGTTACGCAACGCCGCCTGAGCGTCTGGACAAGTTGAACGAAATCTTTGAACGGATCGAGCAATGGACCATGACCAAGACCAAGTTCGAGATCATGGATGTGTGTAATCCTCTCGATATTCCGGTGGGCCCGATCCTGTCGATGAAGGAAATCTCGGAAGACGAAGGGCTCTATGCCACTGGCACTCTTGTCCGGGTCGATCATCCGGAGCGTGGAGAATACATTTCGGTGGGCTGCCCGATCAAATTGTCGGAAAGCCCGGTTGAGGTTGTGCGATCACCCTTGCTTGGTGAGCATACAATGGAAATTCTGACCGATGTCCTCGGCTATGCAGGCGATGAGCTGGAAGGTGTTGTTGCCTCGGGTGCCGTGGGTGAAGTCAAGGCGGTCGCCGAATAG
- the fdhF gene encoding formate dehydrogenase subunit alpha, giving the protein MLDRPTTKTVTFTLDGKDVTVPEGTTLWDAARGQGTEIPHLCHKPATGYRADGNCRACMVEIEGERTLAASCIRVATDGMVVSSGSERAAKSRALVVELLAADQPAEAHDRSSHFAAMKAANKIEESRFPARDATEIPLLDDSHVAMRVNLDACIHCNLCVRACREVQVNDVIGMSGRGHKAEIVFDMADPMGSSTCVACGECVQACPTGALMPATVVDAAQRGDSRDFDREVSSVCPYCGVGCQLSFKIKDDQIKYVEGIEGPANESRLCVKGRFGFDYIHHPHRLTRPLIRRDDAPAKGLDVDPSNPLTHFREASWEEALDVAAAGLAAQREVAGTRVAGFGSAKCSNEEAYLFQKLIRQGFGHNNVDHCTRLCHASSVAALLENVGSGAVTATFNEIEHADVAIVIGANPTENHPVAATYFKQFAKRGGKLIVMDPRGQGLKRHATHMLQFSPGADVAMLNGIMNVIVEEELYDQQYIDGFTENWADMKAHLAAFPPEKMADICGIPAETLRQVARDFAGAKAGMIFWGMGVSQHIHGTDNSRCLISLALMCGHVGRPGTGLHPLRGQNNVQGASDAGLIPMFLPDYQSVTDDGVRSAFEEIWQDGRINPEKGLTVTEIMDAVHAGDIGGMYILGENPAMSDPDVEHARDALAKLDHLVVQDIFLTETANYADVILPSSAWPEKTGTVTNTNRQVQMGRPAVPPPGEAREDWWITTALARALGLDWNYTHPREVFAEMKVSMKSLANITWERLEAQSAVTYPSLSPEDPGQPIVFGDGFPRAGGRARFTPAGIIRPAEDPDENYPMIMTTGRQLEHWHTGSMTRRASVLDAVEPEANASLNPATLARLGVEAGETIAIETRRGRITIMARADTAVAEDMVFVPFAYVEAAANILTNPQLDPYGKIPEFKFAACRISKAS; this is encoded by the coding sequence ATGCTTGATAGACCAACGACGAAAACCGTAACCTTCACGCTGGACGGGAAGGATGTGACGGTCCCTGAGGGGACGACCCTCTGGGATGCGGCGCGGGGCCAGGGTACGGAAATCCCGCATCTCTGCCACAAGCCGGCGACCGGCTACCGGGCCGATGGCAACTGCCGGGCCTGCATGGTGGAGATCGAGGGCGAACGGACGCTGGCGGCGTCCTGTATCCGGGTGGCCACCGACGGGATGGTGGTATCAAGCGGGAGCGAACGGGCGGCTAAATCCCGGGCGCTGGTGGTCGAGCTTCTGGCGGCGGACCAGCCCGCCGAGGCGCATGACCGATCATCTCATTTTGCGGCGATGAAGGCAGCGAACAAGATCGAGGAGAGCCGTTTTCCGGCCCGTGATGCGACCGAAATCCCGCTTCTGGATGACAGCCATGTGGCGATGCGGGTCAATCTCGATGCGTGCATCCACTGCAATCTCTGCGTCCGGGCATGTCGGGAAGTTCAGGTGAATGACGTGATCGGAATGTCGGGGCGTGGCCATAAGGCGGAGATTGTCTTTGACATGGCGGATCCGATGGGCAGTTCCACCTGCGTGGCCTGCGGGGAATGTGTTCAGGCCTGCCCGACCGGCGCGCTGATGCCGGCAACGGTGGTGGATGCAGCCCAACGCGGCGACAGCCGAGATTTTGATCGTGAGGTATCGTCGGTATGCCCGTATTGCGGGGTTGGATGCCAGCTCAGCTTCAAGATCAAGGATGATCAGATCAAATATGTCGAGGGGATTGAAGGCCCGGCGAATGAAAGCCGTCTTTGCGTCAAGGGCCGGTTCGGCTTTGACTATATCCACCATCCCCACCGGCTGACAAGGCCGCTGATCCGGCGTGATGATGCGCCGGCAAAAGGGCTTGATGTCGATCCGTCCAATCCCCTGACCCATTTCCGGGAAGCGAGTTGGGAAGAAGCGCTTGACGTGGCGGCGGCGGGTCTTGCGGCCCAGCGTGAAGTGGCGGGAACGCGGGTGGCGGGGTTTGGCTCGGCAAAATGCTCGAACGAAGAGGCCTATCTCTTCCAGAAACTGATCCGCCAGGGTTTTGGTCATAACAACGTCGATCACTGCACGCGGCTCTGCCATGCGTCATCGGTGGCGGCGTTGCTGGAGAATGTCGGCTCCGGCGCGGTGACGGCAACCTTCAATGAGATTGAACATGCGGATGTGGCGATCGTGATCGGGGCCAACCCGACCGAAAACCATCCGGTGGCGGCAACCTATTTCAAGCAGTTTGCCAAGCGTGGCGGCAAGCTGATCGTGATGGATCCGCGGGGCCAGGGGCTGAAGCGGCATGCCACGCATATGCTTCAGTTCAGCCCCGGGGCGGATGTGGCGATGCTCAACGGGATCATGAACGTGATCGTTGAAGAAGAGCTCTATGATCAGCAGTATATTGATGGCTTCACCGAGAACTGGGCTGACATGAAGGCGCATCTTGCGGCGTTCCCGCCTGAGAAGATGGCCGATATCTGCGGCATTCCGGCAGAGACACTACGCCAGGTGGCGCGTGATTTTGCCGGGGCAAAAGCCGGGATGATCTTCTGGGGGATGGGCGTCTCGCAGCATATCCATGGCACCGACAACTCGCGCTGCCTGATCTCGCTTGCGCTGATGTGCGGCCATGTCGGCCGCCCCGGCACGGGCCTGCACCCCTTGCGTGGCCAGAACAACGTGCAGGGGGCGTCGGATGCGGGCCTGATCCCGATGTTCCTGCCCGATTACCAGAGCGTGACCGATGATGGGGTGCGTTCGGCTTTTGAGGAGATCTGGCAGGATGGAAGGATAAATCCGGAAAAGGGGCTGACGGTGACCGAGATCATGGATGCGGTCCATGCCGGGGATATCGGCGGGATGTATATCCTCGGGGAGAACCCGGCCATGTCCGACCCGGATGTCGAACATGCACGCGATGCGCTGGCGAAACTGGATCATCTGGTGGTGCAGGATATCTTCCTGACCGAAACCGCCAATTACGCCGATGTCATCCTGCCGTCGTCGGCCTGGCCGGAGAAAACCGGCACGGTGACCAACACCAACCGGCAGGTGCAGATGGGCCGTCCGGCGGTGCCGCCTCCGGGAGAGGCGCGGGAAGACTGGTGGATCACGACAGCGCTCGCCCGCGCACTCGGGCTTGACTGGAACTACACCCACCCGCGGGAAGTCTTTGCTGAAATGAAGGTATCGATGAAGTCGCTTGCCAATATCACCTGGGAGCGGCTCGAAGCCCAGAGCGCGGTGACCTACCCGTCCTTGAGCCCCGAAGACCCGGGGCAGCCGATTGTCTTTGGCGACGGTTTCCCTCGCGCGGGCGGGCGCGCCAGGTTCACCCCGGCCGGGATCATCCGTCCGGCAGAAGACCCGGATGAAAACTACCCGATGATCATGACAACGGGGCGGCAGCTCGAACACTGGCATACCGGTTCTATGACACGCCGGGCAAGCGTGCTCGATGCGGTGGAACCCGAAGCCAATGCCTCGCTCAACCCGGCAACCCTTGCGCGTCTCGGGGTCGAGGCCGGCGAGACCATCGCGATCGAAACCCGCCGTGGCCGGATCACGATCATGGCCCGGGCCGACACCGCCGTGGCCGAGGACATGGTCTTCGTGCCCTTCGCCTATGTCGAAGCCGCCGCCAATATCCTCACCAACCCGCAGCTTGACCCTTATGGGAAAATCCCCGAGTTCAAGTTCGCCGCCTGCAGGATTTCGAAAGCCTCATGA
- a CDS encoding ketopantoate reductase family protein — translation MRILILGASYGSLLSTKLLMAGHDVSLICRARTAALINKEGTEVRIKLKDEDTHRSIRSADLPGSVDAVTPEDARPENYDMIALAMQEPQYSSPSVRELMQRIALSGKPCLSIMNMPPLPYLRRIESLADADLSDCFDDASVWDNFDPDLVTLCSPDPQAFRPPEEGANILHVGLPTNFKAADFACPEHSAMLRQLEDDIAAVQLDGKDVPVKLRVHDSLFVPMAKWSMLLTGNYRCVEVDHVQPIRDAVHGDVASSEAMYHWVDQLARRLGASAEDQVPFEKYANAAQNLLKPSSAARAIDSGAEKIERVDRLVQRIGQRFGLQNSTVDRIVAIVDARLEDNAASSVPMSQAV, via the coding sequence ATGCGTATTTTGATTCTCGGAGCATCCTACGGCTCGCTTCTATCAACCAAACTTCTGATGGCGGGACATGACGTCTCCCTGATCTGCCGCGCCCGGACGGCGGCGCTGATCAACAAGGAAGGCACGGAAGTCCGGATCAAGCTCAAGGATGAGGATACGCATCGCTCGATAAGGTCGGCGGATCTGCCGGGATCGGTTGACGCCGTCACGCCTGAGGACGCAAGGCCCGAAAATTATGACATGATCGCCCTTGCCATGCAGGAGCCGCAGTATTCCTCACCCTCGGTGCGGGAATTGATGCAGCGCATCGCCCTGAGCGGCAAGCCCTGTCTTTCGATTATGAACATGCCGCCGCTTCCATATCTTCGCCGGATTGAAAGCCTCGCTGATGCCGATCTTTCGGACTGTTTTGATGATGCCTCGGTATGGGATAATTTTGATCCGGATCTGGTGACGCTCTGCAGCCCTGATCCGCAGGCGTTCCGGCCGCCCGAAGAAGGCGCAAACATTCTTCATGTCGGCCTGCCGACCAATTTCAAGGCAGCGGATTTCGCCTGTCCTGAACACAGCGCCATGTTGCGCCAGCTGGAAGACGATATCGCCGCCGTACAACTGGATGGCAAGGATGTTCCGGTCAAACTCCGGGTGCATGACAGCCTTTTCGTGCCAATGGCGAAATGGAGCATGCTGCTGACGGGGAATTACCGCTGTGTTGAGGTTGACCATGTTCAGCCGATCCGTGATGCGGTGCATGGGGATGTCGCCTCATCCGAGGCGATGTATCACTGGGTGGATCAACTGGCCCGGCGCCTCGGTGCATCTGCCGAAGATCAGGTTCCTTTTGAAAAATACGCCAATGCGGCACAGAATCTGCTCAAGCCGTCCTCGGCGGCACGCGCCATCGATAGCGGCGCCGAGAAGATCGAACGGGTGGATCGTCTCGTTCAGCGGATCGGTCAGCGATTCGGCCTTCAGAACTCGACCGTGGACCGGATTGTGGCCATCGTGGATGCGCGGCTTGAAGACAACGCGGCCAGTTCCGTGCCGATGTCCCAGGCCGTCTAG
- the sucD gene encoding succinate--CoA ligase subunit alpha translates to MSILINKDTKVIVQGLTGKTGTFHTEQALAYHGTQMVAGTHPSKGGQEWVSADGVRLPLFATVAEAREATGANASVIYVPPAGAAAAIEESIDAGIELITCITEGVPVQDMVRVKEKLDASGSRLIGPNCPGLLTPEECKIGIMPSSIFRRGSVGVLSRSGTLTYEAVFQTSQEGLGQSTAVGIGGDPVKGTEFIDILEMFLGDPETTSIIMIGEIGGSAEEDAAQFLKDEAKKGRAKPTVGFIAGRTSPPGRTMGHAGAVISGGKGGAEDKIEALQSAGVKVSPSPAQLGQTLVNLLKG, encoded by the coding sequence ATGTCGATACTTATCAACAAAGACACGAAAGTCATCGTTCAGGGGCTTACCGGCAAGACCGGAACCTTCCATACCGAGCAGGCGCTGGCCTATCACGGAACCCAGATGGTAGCAGGCACGCATCCATCGAAAGGCGGTCAGGAATGGGTGAGCGCTGACGGGGTGAGGCTTCCTCTTTTCGCCACCGTGGCCGAAGCCAGGGAGGCAACCGGCGCCAATGCCTCGGTGATCTATGTTCCCCCGGCAGGGGCGGCGGCGGCCATCGAAGAATCCATCGATGCCGGGATTGAGCTTATCACCTGCATTACCGAAGGCGTGCCTGTTCAGGACATGGTCCGGGTCAAGGAGAAACTGGATGCCTCCGGCTCACGCCTCATCGGCCCCAACTGCCCGGGTCTGCTGACGCCTGAAGAATGCAAGATCGGCATCATGCCGAGCAGTATCTTCCGCCGCGGATCTGTTGGTGTGTTGTCGCGCTCTGGCACCCTGACCTATGAAGCGGTGTTCCAGACATCCCAGGAAGGGCTCGGCCAGTCGACGGCGGTCGGCATAGGGGGCGATCCGGTCAAGGGAACCGAGTTTATCGATATTCTCGAGATGTTCCTCGGCGATCCGGAAACAACCTCGATTATCATGATCGGTGAAATCGGCGGCTCGGCCGAAGAAGACGCAGCCCAGTTTCTAAAAGATGAAGCCAAAAAGGGACGCGCCAAGCCAACGGTGGGCTTCATCGCTGGCCGGACCTCACCTCCGGGCCGGACCATGGGTCATGCCGGTGCCGTGATTTCCGGCGGCAAAGGCGGCGCCGAAGACAAGATCGAGGCCCTCCAATCCGCCGGGGTCAAAGTATCCCCATCGCCAGCGCAACTGGGGCAGACCCTGGTCAATCTCCTCAAAGGATAA
- the sucC gene encoding ADP-forming succinate--CoA ligase subunit beta, which translates to MNIHEYQAKQVLKDFGAPVARGVAITSLDEAQAAVDQLPGPVWVVKSQIHAGGRGKGKFKELGDDAKGGVRVSFSRDEALQNIEEMFGKTLVTNQTGPAGKAVNRLYIEDGAAIDRELYLSILVDRETGQTSFVVSTEGGMDIETVAHDTPEKIHSVGIRASAGCTEADASQLADALKLEGEARADGMELFANLYKAFTSKDMSLLEINPLIVTKENRLQVLDAKVSFDGNALFRHPDIMELRDITEEDDKEIEASKYDLAYIALDGDIGCMVNGAGLAMATMDIIKMYGAEPANFLDVGGGATTEKVTAAFKIITADPNVKGILVNIFGGIMRCDVIAEGVVTAAREVGLQVPLVVRLEGTKVAEGKAIIEKSGLNVIAADDLDDAAQKIVNAVRG; encoded by the coding sequence ATGAACATTCATGAATATCAGGCCAAACAGGTTCTCAAGGATTTTGGCGCACCGGTGGCCCGCGGCGTGGCCATCACCAGCCTCGACGAAGCCCAGGCGGCGGTGGATCAGCTGCCGGGGCCGGTCTGGGTGGTCAAGAGCCAGATTCATGCAGGTGGCCGCGGCAAGGGCAAGTTCAAGGAGCTTGGCGACGACGCCAAGGGAGGTGTTCGCGTCAGTTTCTCCCGCGATGAAGCCTTGCAGAATATCGAGGAAATGTTCGGCAAAACGCTGGTCACCAACCAGACAGGTCCCGCCGGCAAGGCAGTCAACCGGCTTTATATCGAAGACGGCGCGGCGATTGATCGCGAACTCTATCTTTCCATTCTTGTCGATCGCGAAACCGGCCAGACATCTTTTGTTGTCTCCACCGAAGGCGGCATGGACATTGAAACCGTGGCCCATGACACGCCGGAAAAGATACACTCCGTCGGTATCCGCGCCAGCGCCGGCTGCACCGAGGCTGATGCCAGCCAGCTTGCCGATGCCCTCAAGCTCGAAGGAGAGGCAAGGGCCGATGGCATGGAGCTCTTCGCCAATCTCTACAAGGCATTCACCTCGAAAGACATGAGCCTTCTTGAGATCAACCCGCTGATCGTCACCAAGGAGAACAGGCTGCAGGTGCTTGACGCAAAGGTCTCCTTTGATGGCAACGCGCTGTTCCGCCACCCCGATATCATGGAGCTGCGCGATATCACCGAGGAGGACGACAAGGAAATCGAGGCCTCCAAATATGACCTGGCCTATATCGCTCTTGACGGCGATATCGGCTGCATGGTCAATGGCGCAGGTCTGGCCATGGCCACCATGGATATCATCAAGATGTACGGGGCTGAGCCGGCAAACTTTCTCGATGTCGGGGGCGGGGCGACAACTGAAAAAGTGACCGCCGCCTTCAAGATCATCACCGCTGATCCGAATGTCAAAGGCATTCTTGTCAATATTTTCGGCGGCATCATGCGCTGCGATGTCATCGCCGAAGGGGTGGTGACCGCGGCACGTGAAGTCGGCCTTCAAGTGCCGCTTGTGGTGCGGCTCGAAGGCACCAAAGTCGCCGAAGGCAAAGCCATCATCGAGAAAAGCGGGCTGAACGTGATTGCCGCCGATGATCTTGATGATGCGGCGCAGAAAATCGTCAATGCGGTAAGGGGGTAA
- a CDS encoding GntR family transcriptional regulator → MKLKPVSINFTLKDHIYEVLRDSIRKVDIYNFSQDMRLDERKLAEQLGISRTPIREALARLSQDGLVEIIPRKGVFIHRKSLTEILDMIKTWAALESMAAYLAVGVATDADLKALRKFAMSHSTKSAMAELGEYSDANIKFHQSILELSGCPLLCSSAEDLFIHMYAVRRRAMGEDNRASRSVADHMEIIEALEARDAELASRLVRNHTMRLHDHIHDRWTRLDSLEEKNTTSDIED, encoded by the coding sequence GTGAAACTTAAACCTGTATCCATCAATTTCACCTTGAAGGATCACATCTATGAGGTGTTGCGGGACAGTATCCGCAAGGTCGATATCTATAATTTCAGCCAGGATATGCGTCTTGATGAGCGCAAACTTGCTGAGCAGCTCGGCATTTCCCGAACGCCTATCCGTGAAGCGCTGGCGCGCCTGTCGCAGGATGGCCTTGTGGAGATCATCCCGCGCAAGGGGGTGTTCATCCACCGCAAGTCCCTTACGGAAATTCTTGATATGATCAAGACCTGGGCGGCGCTTGAAAGCATGGCCGCCTATCTTGCCGTCGGCGTGGCAACGGACGCCGATCTGAAGGCGTTGCGCAAATTCGCCATGAGCCACAGCACCAAATCGGCGATGGCCGAGCTTGGCGAGTATTCCGACGCCAATATCAAATTTCATCAGAGCATTCTTGAGTTATCGGGCTGCCCCCTCTTATGCAGTTCAGCCGAAGATCTCTTTATCCATATGTACGCGGTTCGCCGCCGGGCCATGGGCGAAGACAACCGGGCTTCGCGGTCCGTTGCCGATCACATGGAGATCATTGAGGCGCTTGAAGCCCGTGATGCGGAACTTGCCTCCCGGCTTGTCCGCAATCACACGATGCGGCTGCATGACCACATCCATGATCGATGGACGCGGCTTGACAGCCTTGAAGAGAAAAACACCACATCTGACATCGAAGATTGA
- the oxc gene encoding oxalyl-CoA decarboxylase: MTAPEATAVETETQNLTDGFHLVIDALKLNGINTIYGVPGIPITDLGRLAQAEGMRVLSFRHEQHSGNAAAVAGFLTRKPGVCLTVSAPGFLNGLTALANATTNCFPMILISGSSEREIVDLQQGDYEEMDQLAIAKPLCKAAYRILHAEDIGIGVARAIRAAVSGRPGGVYLDLPAKLFAQVMDAEKGRKSLVKVIDPAPKQLPDPDAVKRALDVLKSAKKPLIILGKGAAYAQEDDVVRKFVETSGIPYLPMSMAKGLLPDDHPQSAGAARSLVLKESDVVMLVGARLNWLLSHGKGKTWGEPFSKKFIQVDIEAMEMDSNVEIAAPLVGDIGSVLRAMLDGMGKGWSKPPADWTDTITAKKETNLERMAAKLMSNATPMDFHSALGVLKNVIKERPDTILVNEGANTLDFARSIIDIYRPRHRIDVGTWGIMGIGMGAAVAAAVETGQPVLAVEGDSAFGFSGMEIETICRYNLPVCVVVFNNNGIYRGTDTNPTGGNDVAPTVFVKDARYDLMMQAFGGNGVYATSPDELRQAVEEAISSGKPTLVNAVIDENAGTESGRIGNLNPQSVVSKK; encoded by the coding sequence ATGACAGCGCCAGAAGCAACTGCGGTTGAAACGGAAACACAGAACCTTACCGATGGTTTTCATCTTGTTATCGATGCGCTCAAGCTGAATGGTATCAACACCATTTATGGCGTGCCCGGGATTCCGATCACGGATCTGGGCAGGCTGGCCCAGGCCGAAGGCATGCGGGTGCTATCCTTCCGGCACGAACAGCATTCCGGCAACGCGGCGGCGGTGGCCGGATTTCTGACCAGGAAGCCAGGGGTTTGCCTGACGGTTTCAGCACCGGGATTTCTCAACGGGCTGACGGCGCTGGCCAATGCCACCACCAACTGCTTTCCCATGATTCTCATCAGCGGATCGTCGGAACGTGAGATTGTCGATCTCCAGCAGGGGGATTACGAGGAGATGGACCAGCTCGCCATCGCCAAGCCGCTTTGCAAGGCGGCGTATCGGATACTTCATGCCGAAGATATCGGTATCGGGGTTGCCCGCGCTATCCGGGCGGCGGTCTCCGGGCGTCCGGGCGGGGTGTATCTCGATCTTCCGGCCAAACTCTTTGCCCAGGTCATGGATGCTGAAAAGGGCCGGAAGTCCCTTGTCAAGGTCATCGACCCGGCGCCGAAACAATTGCCGGATCCGGATGCGGTGAAGCGCGCGCTCGACGTGCTCAAATCCGCAAAAAAACCGCTCATCATTCTGGGTAAGGGCGCGGCCTATGCTCAAGAGGATGACGTGGTGCGCAAGTTTGTCGAAACAAGCGGCATTCCCTATCTGCCGATGAGCATGGCCAAGGGGCTCTTGCCCGATGATCACCCGCAATCCGCGGGCGCCGCGCGGTCGCTTGTGCTCAAGGAATCGGATGTCGTCATGCTGGTCGGAGCACGGCTGAACTGGCTGCTTTCTCATGGCAAGGGCAAGACATGGGGAGAGCCGTTTTCCAAGAAATTCATCCAGGTGGATATCGAGGCGATGGAAATGGACAGCAATGTCGAGATTGCCGCGCCCCTGGTCGGCGATATCGGCTCCGTGCTGCGGGCAATGCTGGATGGCATGGGCAAAGGCTGGAGCAAGCCTCCCGCGGACTGGACCGATACCATCACCGCCAAGAAAGAGACCAATCTTGAGCGGATGGCCGCCAAACTGATGAGCAATGCAACACCTATGGATTTCCACAGCGCTCTTGGCGTGCTCAAGAACGTGATCAAGGAACGTCCCGATACCATTCTGGTGAACGAAGGCGCAAACACCCTCGATTTTGCCCGCAGCATCATCGACATCTATCGGCCACGTCACCGGATTGACGTTGGCACCTGGGGGATCATGGGGATCGGCATGGGGGCCGCCGTCGCCGCCGCCGTTGAGACAGGTCAGCCGGTGCTGGCGGTGGAAGGCGACAGCGCCTTCGGGTTTTCGGGCATGGAGATTGAAACAATCTGCCGCTATAACCTGCCGGTCTGCGTTGTTGTCTTCAACAATAACGGGATCTACCGGGGAACGGACACGAACCCGACCGGCGGCAATGATGTGGCACCCACCGTCTTCGTGAAAGATGCCCGCTATGATCTGATGATGCAGGCCTTTGGCGGCAATGGCGTCTATGCGACCAGCCCCGATGAGCTGCGCCAGGCGGTTGAGGAGGCGATCTCCTCAGGCAAGCCGACGCTGGTGAATGCCGTTATCGATGAAAACGCCGGCACCGAAAGCGGCCGCATCGGGAACCTCAACCCGCAAAGCGTGGTCAGCAAGAAATAG